The proteins below are encoded in one region of Tomitella fengzijianii:
- a CDS encoding carboxylesterase/lipase family protein, with translation MDVVVETAAGAVRGVRGAQHGHTQHGDEQAQVTVFKGIPFAAPPYGENRFAPPRPVVPWEGVRDALDYGPTPPKPPYRAPIDTLLPEPSIPGEDVLNLNVWTPHTGSVGLPVLVWIHGGAFVNGTGAVPLYDGSAFARSGVVCVTVNYRLGAEGFALLPDAPGIAPANRGLLDQVAALEWVRDNIAAFGGDPRRVTVAGESAGAMSVTALMAMPAADGLFQRAITQSGAGHHAMRPETARTITSALAESLGVAATAEGLGAVPIEEFIAAQRALSERIAAQPDPTRWGEAAVDGMAFEPCVDGSVLPGRPIDRIAAGAGASVGLLTGTNADEFTLFTVPFGLDAAMTEAGVRGLAASLGLDADEAVGAYAAAGPALPEEQRAGALFMALMRDVFFRIPAIRVAEARAAHGAGSFVYEFGWRSPELGGRLGAAHAMELGFVFDTLAHPDARPMTGPTPPQHLADVMHGAWVRFIESGHPGWDEYGARRTVRMFGHDSAGGGAGDGGEAADGGPAVVDDPGASTRVLWEGRR, from the coding sequence ATGGACGTGGTGGTGGAAACGGCGGCGGGCGCGGTGCGCGGCGTGCGCGGTGCACAGCACGGACATACGCAGCACGGAGACGAGCAGGCGCAGGTCACCGTGTTCAAGGGCATCCCGTTCGCGGCCCCGCCGTACGGGGAGAACCGGTTCGCGCCGCCGCGGCCGGTGGTGCCGTGGGAGGGCGTGCGCGACGCGCTGGACTACGGGCCCACCCCGCCGAAGCCGCCGTACCGCGCGCCCATCGACACGTTGCTGCCGGAGCCGTCGATTCCCGGCGAGGACGTCCTCAACCTCAACGTGTGGACGCCGCACACCGGCTCGGTGGGGCTGCCGGTGCTCGTGTGGATCCACGGCGGCGCCTTCGTCAACGGCACCGGGGCGGTGCCGTTATATGACGGGTCGGCGTTCGCGCGCAGCGGCGTGGTGTGCGTGACGGTGAACTACCGGCTGGGGGCCGAGGGGTTCGCCCTGCTGCCGGACGCCCCGGGCATCGCGCCGGCCAACCGTGGGCTGCTCGACCAGGTTGCGGCGCTGGAGTGGGTGCGCGACAACATCGCCGCGTTCGGCGGCGACCCGCGCCGGGTGACGGTGGCGGGCGAGTCGGCCGGGGCGATGAGCGTGACCGCGCTGATGGCGATGCCCGCGGCGGACGGGCTGTTCCAGCGGGCCATCACGCAGAGCGGCGCCGGGCATCACGCCATGCGCCCGGAGACGGCGCGCACCATCACCTCGGCGCTGGCCGAGTCGCTGGGGGTGGCGGCGACGGCGGAGGGGCTGGGCGCGGTGCCGATCGAGGAGTTCATCGCCGCGCAGCGCGCGCTGTCCGAGCGGATCGCCGCGCAGCCCGATCCGACCCGGTGGGGCGAGGCGGCGGTGGACGGGATGGCGTTTGAACCGTGCGTCGACGGGAGCGTCCTGCCCGGGCGCCCCATCGACCGGATCGCGGCCGGCGCGGGGGCGTCCGTCGGGCTGCTCACCGGCACGAACGCCGACGAGTTCACGCTGTTCACGGTGCCGTTCGGGTTGGACGCCGCGATGACGGAGGCCGGCGTGCGGGGGCTGGCCGCGTCGCTGGGGCTGGACGCCGACGAGGCGGTGGGCGCCTACGCGGCCGCCGGACCGGCCCTGCCGGAGGAGCAGCGGGCGGGGGCGCTGTTCATGGCGTTGATGCGGGACGTGTTCTTCCGCATCCCCGCGATCCGGGTTGCGGAGGCGCGCGCGGCGCACGGCGCGGGGAGCTTCGTGTACGAGTTCGGTTGGAGGTCGCCGGAGCTCGGCGGGCGGCTGGGTGCGGCCCACGCGATGGAGCTCGGCTTCGTATTCGACACGCTCGCCCACCCCGACGCGCGTCCCATGACCGGGCCGACCCCGCCGCAGCACCTGGCCGACGTGATGCACGGGGCATGGGTGCGGTTCATCGAGTCCGGGCACCCGGGCTGGGACGAGTACGGCGCCCGGCGCACGGTGCGCATGTTCGGACATGACAGCGCAGGCGGCGGGGCCGGCGACGGCGGAGAGGCGGCCGACGGCGGA